In Rahnella sikkimica, the following are encoded in one genomic region:
- the alkB gene encoding DNA oxidative demethylase AlkB, with protein sequence MNLDLFDHPDFHPHWREDLFPGAVVLRGVARENDTALLAEIDRIAGLVPFQYRATPGGYAMSVAMTNCGDVGWVTDKAGYRYQTTSPESQQHWPAMPELFREIAVQAAEQAGFPGFNPDACLINRYQPGAKMSLHQDKDEHDFGQPIVSISLGLPAVFQFGGLERSDKTQRITLTHGDIVVWGGPSRLRYHGVLPLKAGEHPLTGSYRFNLTFRKAV encoded by the coding sequence ATGAATTTGGATCTTTTTGATCATCCCGATTTCCACCCGCACTGGCGCGAAGATCTTTTCCCCGGCGCGGTGGTGCTGCGTGGCGTGGCGCGGGAAAACGATACGGCGCTGCTGGCGGAGATCGACCGGATCGCCGGGCTGGTGCCTTTTCAGTATCGCGCGACGCCGGGCGGTTATGCGATGTCCGTGGCGATGACCAACTGCGGCGATGTTGGCTGGGTAACCGATAAAGCCGGTTACCGGTATCAGACCACGTCGCCGGAAAGCCAGCAGCATTGGCCCGCCATGCCCGAACTGTTTCGTGAAATCGCGGTGCAGGCCGCAGAGCAGGCCGGTTTCCCCGGTTTTAATCCGGATGCCTGCCTGATTAACCGGTATCAGCCGGGCGCAAAAATGAGCCTGCATCAGGACAAAGACGAGCATGACTTCGGGCAGCCGATTGTCTCGATTTCTCTCGGATTACCGGCGGTGTTTCAGTTTGGCGGGCTGGAGCGCAGCGACAAAACGCAGCGCATCACGCTGACGCACGGCGATATCGTGGTGTGGGGCGGCCCGTCGCGGCTGCGTTATCACGGCGTTTTGCCGCTGAAAGCGGGCGAACATCCGCTCACCGGTTCGTACCGGTTTAACCTGACGTTCCGGAAAGCGGTATAA
- a CDS encoding LysR family transcriptional regulator, whose amino-acid sequence MNAPSLHLVQTFVAVVEHHSFARAADALGITPSSVSRFIKTLEQQLGTQLLNRTTRAMSLTESGKRYFAECHQALLQLRNAAETVRDEQKLPYGELVVSASVAFGHTHIVPYLSAFLAAHPRVQLDLRLTDDYADLVADGIMLAFRIGCMKDSSLIAHKMLENRRILVAAPAYLEKHGVPQALEDLNQHECIVSSASQDGLLWRLFSGAEERTLAPKGSVKVDNADAARRLCTDAHGIAFHSAVTMAAAIAAGDLVQILPQWTGRETGVYCVRPNRRIGPAATVFLEFLASRWR is encoded by the coding sequence ATGAACGCGCCGTCGCTGCACTTAGTGCAAACCTTTGTCGCTGTGGTTGAACACCATAGTTTTGCTCGCGCCGCTGATGCGCTGGGGATCACGCCGTCTTCCGTCAGCCGTTTTATCAAAACGCTGGAACAACAGCTGGGGACTCAGCTGCTGAACCGGACCACAAGGGCGATGTCGCTGACGGAATCCGGGAAACGCTATTTTGCCGAGTGCCATCAGGCGCTGTTGCAGCTGCGGAACGCCGCCGAAACCGTGCGCGATGAACAGAAACTGCCGTATGGCGAACTGGTGGTCAGCGCGTCGGTGGCGTTTGGTCACACGCATATCGTGCCGTACCTGAGTGCGTTTCTGGCGGCGCATCCTCGTGTACAGCTGGATTTGCGTCTGACCGATGACTACGCTGATCTGGTTGCCGACGGCATCATGTTGGCGTTTCGTATTGGCTGCATGAAGGATTCCTCGCTGATTGCCCACAAGATGCTGGAGAACCGGCGGATCCTGGTGGCCGCACCGGCGTATCTGGAAAAACACGGCGTGCCGCAGGCGCTGGAAGATCTCAATCAGCATGAATGTATCGTCTCTTCGGCCAGTCAGGACGGCCTGCTGTGGCGGCTGTTTTCGGGGGCAGAAGAACGCACGCTGGCACCGAAAGGATCGGTGAAAGTGGATAACGCGGATGCGGCGCGGCGGCTTTGTACTGATGCGCACGGCATCGCTTTTCATTCGGCGGTGACGATGGCAGCGGCGATTGCCGCCGGGGATCTGGTGCAGATTTTGCCGCAATGGACGGGGCGGGAAACCGGCGTGTATTGCGTGCGGCCTAACCGGCGTATCGGTCCGGCGGCGACGGTATTTCTCGAGTTTCTGGCTTCGCGCTGGCGTTGA
- the speF gene encoding ornithine decarboxylase SpeF, whose product MKTLKIAANTTTHTCFNTTREIVDIHQTDFTDIAAAVLSVEDVRQGMVAHLNDIGLNIPLFVAVCCEEELDNDILPALHGVFELCGKNTQFYGKQLEAAAVKYESELLPPFFNTLTQYVEMGNATFACPGHQGGEFFRKHPAGRQFFDFFGETLFRSDMCNADVKLGDLLIHEGAPCEAQKHAARVFNADKTYFVLNGTSASNKVVTNALLTRGDLVLFDRNNHKSNHHGALIQAGATPVYLQTARNPFGLIGGIDASCFEERALRQQIREVSPERATQARPFRLAIIQLGTYDGTIYNARQVVDKIGHLCDYILFDSAWVGYEQFIPMMKDCSPLLLELTENDPGIIVTQSVHKQQAGFSQTSQIHKKDKHIKGQDRYCNHKRFNNAFMLHASTSPFYPLFAALDVNAKMHEGKSGQRLWKECVRVGIEARKMLLATCRLITPFVPPVIDGKPWQSFNTAEMAEDLRFFNFAPEQKWHGFEGYGESQYFVDPCKLLLTTQGIDTETGEYTDFGIPATILANYLRENGIVPEKCDLNSILFLLTPAEDMAKMQHLVALIARFEKHIEQDSLLCDVLPNVYQNHQQRYHDYTLRQLCQEMHDLYVSYDVKTLQKEMFRKVNFPRVMMNPQDANTQFVRGNVELIPLVKAEGRIAAEGALPYPPGVLCVVPGEIWGGAAQRYFLALEEGINLLPGFAPELQGVYIQSDPDGWNRAYGYVIKQ is encoded by the coding sequence ATGAAAACATTAAAAATAGCCGCCAATACCACGACACATACCTGTTTTAATACAACACGGGAAATTGTGGATATTCATCAGACCGACTTTACCGATATTGCCGCAGCCGTGCTTTCAGTGGAAGACGTCCGGCAGGGAATGGTGGCGCATCTGAATGATATCGGGCTAAACATTCCGCTGTTTGTCGCGGTCTGCTGTGAGGAAGAACTGGATAATGACATCTTACCCGCGCTGCATGGCGTATTTGAACTCTGCGGAAAGAATACGCAATTTTATGGCAAACAGCTGGAGGCGGCAGCGGTTAAATATGAAAGCGAATTGCTGCCCCCTTTCTTTAATACGCTCACGCAGTACGTCGAAATGGGCAACGCCACTTTCGCCTGTCCGGGCCATCAGGGCGGCGAATTTTTCCGTAAGCATCCGGCAGGACGGCAGTTTTTCGATTTCTTTGGCGAAACATTGTTCCGCTCTGACATGTGTAACGCCGACGTCAAACTGGGCGATTTACTGATCCACGAAGGCGCGCCGTGCGAGGCGCAAAAGCATGCCGCCCGCGTGTTCAATGCCGATAAAACTTACTTCGTACTCAACGGCACGTCGGCTTCCAACAAAGTCGTGACCAACGCCCTGCTGACCCGCGGCGATCTGGTGTTATTTGACCGCAATAACCATAAATCTAACCATCATGGTGCACTGATTCAGGCCGGTGCCACACCGGTTTATCTGCAAACGGCGCGTAATCCGTTTGGCCTGATTGGCGGCATTGATGCGTCCTGTTTTGAGGAACGTGCCCTGCGCCAGCAAATCCGCGAAGTCTCGCCGGAACGGGCCACACAGGCACGCCCTTTCCGTCTGGCAATCATTCAGTTAGGGACTTACGACGGCACGATTTATAACGCCCGCCAGGTGGTGGATAAAATCGGTCATCTGTGCGATTACATCCTGTTTGATTCCGCGTGGGTGGGTTACGAACAATTCATTCCGATGATGAAAGACTGCTCGCCGCTGCTGCTGGAACTGACTGAAAACGACCCCGGCATTATTGTCACGCAGTCGGTACATAAACAGCAGGCTGGTTTTTCCCAGACATCACAAATTCATAAAAAAGATAAACATATCAAAGGTCAGGACCGGTATTGCAACCACAAACGGTTCAACAATGCCTTTATGCTGCACGCCTCCACCAGCCCGTTCTATCCGCTGTTCGCCGCGCTCGACGTCAACGCCAAAATGCATGAAGGGAAAAGCGGTCAGCGCCTGTGGAAAGAGTGCGTCCGCGTGGGGATCGAAGCCCGCAAAATGCTGCTGGCGACCTGCCGGCTGATTACGCCATTTGTGCCGCCGGTGATCGACGGCAAACCGTGGCAATCTTTTAATACCGCTGAAATGGCGGAGGATCTTCGCTTCTTTAATTTCGCGCCGGAGCAGAAATGGCACGGCTTTGAAGGGTACGGCGAGTCACAGTATTTTGTCGACCCGTGCAAGCTGCTGCTGACCACGCAAGGCATTGATACTGAAACCGGCGAATACACAGATTTCGGCATTCCGGCCACCATACTGGCGAATTATCTGCGTGAGAACGGCATCGTGCCGGAAAAATGCGATCTGAATTCCATTCTGTTCCTGCTGACGCCTGCCGAAGATATGGCAAAAATGCAGCATCTGGTGGCACTGATTGCGCGATTTGAGAAGCACATAGAGCAGGATTCTCTGCTCTGCGATGTCCTGCCGAACGTGTATCAGAATCACCAGCAACGCTACCACGATTACACGTTGCGTCAGTTGTGTCAGGAAATGCATGACCTGTATGTCAGTTATGACGTCAAAACGTTGCAAAAAGAGATGTTCCGCAAAGTGAATTTCCCGCGCGTGATGATGAATCCGCAGGACGCGAATACCCAGTTTGTCCGGGGCAACGTGGAATTAATTCCACTGGTGAAAGCCGAAGGCCGGATTGCCGCCGAAGGTGCGCTGCCTTATCCCCCTGGCGTACTGTGCGTCGTGCCGGGTGAAATATGGGGCGGTGCCGCGCAGCGTTATTTCCTCGCACTGGAAGAAGGGATCAATTTATTACCCGGTTTCGCACCTGAGTTACAGGGCGTTTATATCCAGTCAGATCCTGATGGCTGGAACCGGGCCTACGGGTACGTGATTAAACAATAA
- the speFL gene encoding leader peptide SpeFL — MAHIRRTTHLMMMAHRSCFSFAFFNFR, encoded by the coding sequence ATGGCACATATACGACGAACCACGCATCTGATGATGATGGCTCACCGCAGTTGTTTTAGCTTCGCATTCTTTAACTTCCGATAA
- a CDS encoding isocitrate lyase/PEP mutase family protein produces the protein MKTPSVSAFHALHLQAQPLKLPNAWDAGSARQIQHLGAAAIATTSAGVAWSLGYRDGNALPVDEYVARAASIVRVISVPLSADIEGGYSDAPAQVALNVSRLIDVGVTGINIEDGAGNPDLLCAKVDAIRTACIRRGVELYINVRTDVYARNLVSAENRAAEVMARAQTYHRAGADGLFVLGLADLNEMRAIAGSTPLLLNVVVWPGLAPVEELARAGVRRLSAGSWLPQTLWAQNARLVRGFLQEDAMTPMMENAAPYSEINMIF, from the coding sequence ATGAAAACGCCTTCTGTCTCCGCCTTCCACGCCCTGCATTTGCAGGCTCAACCGCTTAAATTACCCAACGCCTGGGACGCAGGCAGCGCACGCCAGATTCAACATCTTGGCGCAGCAGCCATTGCCACCACCAGCGCGGGCGTCGCCTGGTCTTTAGGGTATCGAGACGGCAATGCGCTGCCGGTGGATGAGTATGTGGCGCGTGCGGCGTCTATCGTCCGGGTCATTTCGGTTCCGCTGTCTGCGGATATCGAAGGCGGCTACAGCGACGCCCCGGCGCAGGTTGCCTTAAACGTCTCGCGGCTTATCGACGTCGGCGTTACCGGCATTAACATTGAGGACGGCGCGGGTAATCCCGATCTGCTGTGCGCCAAAGTCGACGCCATTCGCACTGCGTGCATCCGGCGCGGCGTGGAGTTGTACATTAACGTGCGTACCGACGTTTACGCCCGCAATCTGGTATCCGCCGAAAATCGCGCCGCAGAAGTGATGGCACGGGCGCAGACCTACCACCGCGCAGGGGCTGACGGGCTTTTTGTGCTCGGATTAGCTGACCTGAACGAGATGCGCGCCATCGCCGGAAGCACCCCGCTGCTGCTCAATGTCGTGGTCTGGCCGGGGCTTGCGCCGGTGGAAGAACTGGCGCGTGCGGGCGTGCGCCGCCTCAGCGCCGGTTCCTGGCTGCCGCAAACCTTGTGGGCACAGAACGCGCGGCTGGTCAGAGGTTTTTTGCAGGAGGATGCGATGACGCCGATGATGGAAAATGCCGCACCTTATTCTGAAATCAACATGATATTTTAA
- a CDS encoding Csu type fimbrial protein, translating to MNRIREWVVRILMICALFSSVQAAQAACSSSSGAGTFASNNSFTVGTTAEQVTATSGFTCTGSALSLLSTNTVTATIASTANATGTSARLYNATSKQYLPYIICQDSGCATPVNVGTSTTWSSTTLLGLLGLFNASDGSLPLYLKTSTGSNLQAGTYTDTININWAYHICFVGVLGICSYTDGTATSAITVTLIVTNFCYIDSAPNVNFGSAAFPGGFASVTSNSLSVRCTLGATYSVNLNSSNPSSGQYRQMSATVNSVVNYLQYQLFKSDTTVWTTATNASATGTGLSQSIPYTATVNASQANVPAGSYSDTVLVTVTY from the coding sequence ATGAACAGAATCCGTGAATGGGTAGTCAGAATACTGATGATTTGCGCGCTGTTTTCCAGCGTTCAGGCCGCACAGGCGGCGTGTTCCAGCTCTTCCGGTGCCGGGACGTTTGCCTCCAATAATTCGTTTACCGTCGGCACAACGGCTGAACAGGTGACGGCCACCAGCGGCTTTACCTGCACCGGCAGCGCGCTTTCGCTGCTCAGCACCAACACCGTAACGGCAACCATCGCCTCCACGGCCAATGCCACCGGCACATCAGCGCGGCTTTACAACGCCACCAGCAAACAGTATCTGCCGTACATCATTTGTCAGGACAGCGGCTGCGCGACGCCGGTCAACGTGGGGACATCAACCACCTGGAGCAGCACGACGCTGCTCGGACTTTTAGGATTATTTAATGCCAGCGACGGCAGCCTTCCGCTTTACCTGAAAACCTCCACCGGCTCTAATTTGCAGGCAGGCACGTACACCGACACGATTAACATCAACTGGGCCTACCATATCTGCTTCGTCGGCGTATTAGGGATCTGTTCCTACACTGACGGCACAGCCACTAGCGCCATCACCGTGACGCTGATTGTCACCAATTTCTGCTATATCGACAGCGCACCCAACGTTAATTTCGGTTCCGCGGCTTTCCCCGGCGGATTCGCCTCCGTCACCTCAAACTCCCTGAGCGTTCGTTGTACGCTGGGCGCGACGTACAGCGTCAATCTCAACAGCAGCAATCCCAGCAGCGGCCAGTACCGGCAGATGTCCGCGACGGTCAACTCCGTCGTTAACTACCTGCAATATCAGTTGTTTAAATCCGATACCACGGTGTGGACGACGGCCACGAATGCGTCTGCGACGGGCACCGGTTTATCGCAAAGCATTCCGTACACCGCGACGGTGAATGCTTCTCAGGCGAACGTTCCGGCCGGAAGTTACAGCGATACGGTGTTAGTGACAGTGACGTACTAA
- the potE gene encoding putrescine-ornithine antiporter: protein MSKSNNKMGVVQLTILTAVNMMGSGIIMLPTKLAEVGTISIVSWLVTAVGSMALAFAFAKCGMFSRKSGGMGGYAEYAFGKSGNFMANYTYGVSLLIANIAIAISAVGYGTELFGVALPPLGICIATIAVLWLATVANFGGARITGQISSVTVWGVIIPVVGISVIGWYWFSGEAYMAAWNPHAEPTFKAIGASISMTLWAFLGLESACANTDVVENPARNVPIAVLGGTLGAAVIYVISTNVIAGIVPNMDLANSTAPFGLAFSHMFNPTVGKIIMALMIMSCVGSLLGWQFTIAQVFKSSADSGFFPKIFSKLNKADAPVKGMLTIVIFQSALSLMTISPSLSKQFDTLVNLAVVTNIIPYILSMAALVIIQKVAKVPEGKAKIANVIAGIGALYSFYALYSSGEEAMMWGAIATFLGWTLYGMVSPRFEMVGKKG from the coding sequence ATGAGTAAGTCCAATAATAAAATGGGGGTGGTTCAGTTAACCATTCTCACTGCCGTTAATATGATGGGGTCTGGCATTATTATGCTGCCGACTAAACTGGCTGAAGTCGGCACGATATCCATTGTGTCCTGGCTGGTCACGGCGGTCGGTTCGATGGCACTGGCCTTTGCATTCGCCAAATGCGGTATGTTTAGCCGTAAATCTGGCGGGATGGGCGGCTACGCAGAATATGCTTTTGGGAAATCCGGTAACTTTATGGCGAATTACACCTATGGGGTTTCGCTGCTGATTGCCAATATTGCGATTGCGATTTCCGCCGTCGGCTACGGCACCGAGCTGTTTGGCGTTGCGCTGCCTCCGCTGGGGATTTGCATCGCGACGATTGCCGTTCTCTGGCTGGCAACGGTCGCCAACTTTGGTGGCGCACGCATCACCGGACAAATCAGTTCAGTCACCGTGTGGGGCGTGATCATTCCGGTGGTCGGTATCTCGGTCATTGGCTGGTACTGGTTCAGCGGCGAGGCGTATATGGCCGCGTGGAACCCGCATGCGGAACCGACGTTCAAAGCCATCGGCGCGTCTATCTCAATGACATTATGGGCATTTCTGGGGCTGGAATCCGCCTGCGCAAATACCGACGTAGTGGAAAATCCGGCACGTAACGTGCCAATTGCCGTGTTAGGCGGCACGCTCGGTGCAGCGGTGATTTACGTGATTTCGACCAACGTGATCGCCGGAATTGTGCCGAATATGGATCTGGCGAATTCCACCGCGCCTTTTGGCCTGGCGTTCTCGCATATGTTTAACCCGACGGTCGGTAAAATCATTATGGCGCTGATGATTATGTCCTGCGTCGGTTCGTTGCTGGGCTGGCAATTTACCATCGCGCAGGTCTTTAAATCTTCGGCGGACAGCGGCTTCTTCCCGAAAATTTTCTCGAAGCTGAACAAAGCCGATGCACCGGTGAAGGGCATGCTGACCATCGTGATTTTCCAGAGTGCGCTGTCGCTGATGACCATCAGCCCGTCGCTGAGCAAGCAGTTTGATACGCTGGTGAATCTGGCCGTTGTGACCAATATCATTCCGTATATTCTGTCGATGGCCGCGCTGGTGATTATTCAGAAAGTGGCGAAAGTGCCTGAAGGCAAAGCCAAAATCGCCAACGTGATTGCGGGAATTGGTGCGCTTTACAGTTTTTATGCGCTGTACAGTTCAGGCGAAGAAGCCATGATGTGGGGCGCGATTGCCACCTTCCTCGGCTGGACGCTGTACGGAATGGTCTCACCACGCTTTGAGATGGTGGGAAAGAAGGGCTGA
- a CDS encoding shikimate 5-dehydrogenase: MSREINKDTQLCMSLSGRPGNFGTRFHNYLYQALDLNFVYKAFTTQDIEAAVKGVRALGIRGCAVSMPFKEACIPFLDELDPSATAIQSVNTLVNDDGFLRAYNTDYIAVAKLLDSHKVPRDAVFALRGSGGMGKAVVAAIRDAGFKTGYIIARNEANGRALAEEYGYEWKADVGDLAVDMVVNVTPIGMAGGPEADSLAFAPEVIDRASIVFDVVALPVETPLIRYGREHGKKVITGAEVAALQAVEQFVLYTGERPSDELIEAAATHARG; encoded by the coding sequence ATGAGTCGGGAAATCAACAAAGACACGCAGCTGTGCATGTCCCTTTCCGGTCGTCCGGGAAATTTCGGTACCCGTTTTCATAACTATCTTTATCAGGCGCTAGACCTGAACTTCGTCTACAAAGCGTTCACCACTCAGGATATCGAAGCCGCCGTCAAAGGCGTTCGCGCACTCGGCATCCGCGGCTGCGCCGTTTCCATGCCGTTCAAGGAAGCCTGCATTCCCTTCCTCGATGAACTGGATCCTTCTGCAACCGCCATTCAGTCCGTGAATACCCTCGTCAATGACGACGGCTTCCTGCGCGCCTACAACACCGACTATATTGCCGTCGCCAAACTGCTCGACAGCCATAAAGTCCCGCGTGATGCGGTATTCGCCCTGCGCGGCAGCGGCGGAATGGGCAAAGCGGTGGTCGCCGCCATCCGTGATGCCGGTTTCAAAACCGGCTATATCATTGCACGTAACGAAGCCAATGGCCGCGCGCTGGCAGAAGAATACGGCTACGAATGGAAAGCCGACGTCGGTGATTTAGCCGTCGATATGGTGGTGAACGTCACGCCTATCGGCATGGCCGGTGGCCCGGAAGCCGATTCGCTGGCCTTTGCGCCAGAGGTCATCGACCGCGCCAGCATCGTCTTCGACGTCGTCGCCCTCCCTGTCGAAACGCCGCTGATCCGCTACGGCCGTGAGCATGGCAAAAAAGTCATCACCGGCGCAGAAGTCGCCGCGCTTCAGGCCGTCGAACAGTTCGTGCTGTACACCGGCGAACGCCCGTCCGACGAACTGATCGAAGCGGCAGCGACGCACGCGCGGGGGTAA
- a CDS encoding AAA family ATPase — MNTENQAMLHILCGKIASGKSTLARELAKQPVTVVVSEDPWLSALFKEQMRTIADYVRCSATLRSAISPHVVSLLSAGVSVVLDFPANTVANRQWMMDIIRESGADHRLHFLNVTDDECLSRLHVRNQSGTHDFAVTDEQFALISRHFAEPQAEEGFTIIQYDNEK, encoded by the coding sequence ATGAACACCGAAAATCAGGCAATGCTGCATATCTTGTGCGGAAAAATTGCCTCAGGGAAATCCACGCTGGCGCGTGAGCTGGCAAAGCAGCCGGTCACGGTGGTGGTCAGCGAAGACCCGTGGTTATCCGCGCTGTTTAAAGAACAAATGCGCACGATTGCGGATTACGTCCGCTGCTCGGCAACACTGCGTAGTGCTATCTCGCCGCACGTAGTTTCGCTGCTCAGCGCAGGCGTTTCCGTGGTGCTGGATTTTCCGGCCAATACCGTCGCGAACCGTCAATGGATGATGGACATCATTCGCGAATCGGGCGCGGATCATCGCCTGCATTTTCTGAACGTAACCGACGACGAATGTCTGTCCCGGCTGCATGTCAGGAATCAGTCTGGTACGCATGATTTTGCGGTAACCGATGAGCAGTTTGCGCTGATTTCCCGGCATTTTGCTGAACCTCAGGCGGAAGAAGGTTTCACGATTATTCAATACGATAACGAAAAGTAA
- the gudD gene encoding glucarate dehydratase — translation MTSSSTPKIVSLQVIPVAGHDSMLLNLSGAHAPFFTRNILILKDSSGNTGVGEVPGGEKIRQTLDDASLLVIGKTLGEYKNVMTAVREKFADRDASGRGLQTFDLRTTIHVVTAIEAAMLDLLGKHLGVTVASLLGDGQQRDEVEMLGYLFYIGDRNKTSLGYQSQPGDSCDWYRLRHEEALTPAAVVRLAEAAYEKYGFNDFKLKGGVLAGSEEAEAVTALAQRFPQARITLDPNGAWSLNEAIALGKQLRGVLAYAEDPCGAEQGFSGREVMAEFRQATGLPTATNMIATDWRQMGHTIQLKSVDIPLADPHFWTMQGSVRVAQMCHEWGLTWGSHSNNHFDISLAMFTQVAAAAPGKITAIDTHWIWQEGNQRLTKEPLQIKGGKVRVPEQPGLGVELDMDQVMKAHELYKGMGLGARDDAQGMQFLVPDWKFDPKKPCLVR, via the coding sequence ATGACCTCTTCATCTACACCAAAAATTGTTTCCCTGCAGGTGATCCCGGTGGCCGGGCACGACAGCATGTTGCTTAACCTCAGCGGGGCTCATGCGCCGTTTTTCACCCGTAACATCCTGATCCTCAAAGACAGCAGCGGGAATACCGGCGTGGGCGAAGTCCCTGGCGGTGAGAAAATCCGCCAGACGCTGGACGACGCATCGTTACTGGTGATTGGCAAAACGCTGGGCGAATACAAAAACGTCATGACCGCCGTCCGCGAAAAATTTGCCGACCGCGATGCCTCCGGCCGCGGGCTGCAAACGTTCGATTTACGCACCACAATCCACGTCGTCACTGCAATTGAAGCGGCGATGCTGGACTTGCTCGGCAAACATCTGGGCGTGACTGTCGCGTCTCTGCTCGGCGACGGTCAGCAGCGCGACGAAGTCGAAATGCTCGGTTACCTGTTCTATATCGGCGACCGTAACAAAACCTCGCTCGGCTACCAGAGCCAGCCCGGCGACAGCTGCGACTGGTATCGTCTGCGCCACGAAGAAGCCCTGACGCCCGCCGCCGTTGTGCGTCTGGCCGAAGCCGCGTATGAAAAATACGGCTTCAATGATTTCAAACTGAAAGGCGGCGTGCTGGCGGGCAGCGAAGAAGCGGAAGCGGTGACCGCCCTGGCGCAGCGCTTCCCGCAGGCGCGCATCACGCTGGATCCGAACGGCGCGTGGTCGTTGAATGAAGCCATTGCGCTCGGCAAACAACTGCGCGGCGTGCTGGCCTATGCGGAAGATCCGTGCGGCGCAGAGCAGGGTTTCTCGGGCCGTGAAGTCATGGCGGAATTCCGTCAGGCGACCGGTTTACCGACCGCAACGAATATGATCGCCACCGACTGGCGTCAGATGGGCCATACCATCCAGCTGAAATCCGTGGACATTCCGCTGGCGGATCCGCATTTCTGGACGATGCAGGGCTCGGTGCGTGTGGCGCAGATGTGCCACGAATGGGGCCTGACGTGGGGTTCTCACTCGAATAACCACTTCGATATCTCGCTGGCGATGTTTACGCAGGTTGCCGCTGCCGCGCCGGGCAAAATCACCGCTATCGACACGCACTGGATCTGGCAGGAAGGCAATCAGCGCCTGACCAAAGAACCGCTGCAAATTAAAGGCGGCAAAGTGCGCGTGCCGGAACAACCGGGTCTGGGCGTTGAGCTGGATATGGATCAGGTGATGAAAGCCCACGAACTCTACAAAGGCATGGGGCTGGGCGCGCGCGATGACGCGCAGGGCATGCAGTTCCTGGTACCGGACTGGAAGTTTGATCCGAAGAAACCCTGTCTGGTCCGATAG
- a CDS encoding cold shock domain-containing protein, with protein MNGVITTWFEDKGFGFIKDENGDNRYFHVIKVANPELIKKDAVVTFEPTTNNKGLSAFAVKVEPESKYIFIAGERIKITSIKSFLAFNEEVPGETKVDKENAVLSVGLLMNRIRPQEEEKKAATRTMKKLLITTFQNSTYVFTEDEIDVDATVKTLKAL; from the coding sequence ATGAACGGCGTAATCACAACCTGGTTTGAAGATAAAGGTTTCGGTTTTATCAAAGATGAAAACGGCGATAACCGTTATTTCCACGTGATTAAAGTCGCAAACCCTGAGCTGATTAAGAAAGATGCGGTGGTCACTTTTGAACCGACGACCAACAACAAAGGCCTTTCTGCTTTTGCGGTCAAAGTGGAACCGGAAAGCAAATACATCTTTATTGCCGGTGAGCGCATCAAAATCACCAGCATCAAATCTTTCCTGGCCTTCAACGAAGAAGTCCCCGGCGAAACCAAAGTCGACAAAGAAAATGCCGTGCTTTCCGTCGGTCTGCTGATGAACCGTATCCGTCCGCAGGAAGAAGAGAAAAAAGCCGCGACGCGCACCATGAAAAAACTGTTGATCACCACCTTCCAGAACAGCACTTACGTGTTTACGGAAGATGAAATTGACGTGGATGCCACCGTCAAAACGCTGAAAGCGCTGTAA